In Paenibacillus sp. FSL M7-0420, a single genomic region encodes these proteins:
- a CDS encoding DUF4004 family protein, with the protein MEEDLISKKELLDETGISYGQLYRWKRKQLIPEEWFIRKSTFTGQETFFPRARILGRVQHILQKKDDLSLDELADKLSEPASSYSIRLTLSELKERNIVSVGSLERFGRTEAEGLPLSFEQILHVFAADWLLSKGELSWEEADRLYQILESHAPGYGEKGWELFFVRKMGVSFFIMALPGAGLAFEEGVRLVSRLRSADLAELLNGRLTEGGL; encoded by the coding sequence ATGGAAGAGGATTTAATCTCCAAAAAGGAGCTGCTCGATGAGACAGGAATCTCTTACGGGCAGTTGTACCGCTGGAAGCGGAAGCAGCTGATTCCTGAGGAATGGTTCATCCGCAAATCTACCTTTACGGGACAGGAGACCTTTTTTCCGCGGGCGCGGATTTTGGGGCGGGTACAGCATATTTTACAGAAGAAGGATGATCTCTCCCTGGATGAATTGGCGGATAAGCTGTCAGAGCCGGCATCCTCGTACAGCATAAGGTTAACTTTATCCGAACTAAAGGAACGTAACATTGTTTCGGTGGGTAGTCTGGAGCGGTTCGGGAGGACGGAGGCTGAGGGCTTACCGCTGAGCTTCGAGCAGATTCTTCATGTATTTGCGGCAGATTGGCTGCTCAGCAAGGGGGAGCTCAGCTGGGAAGAAGCAGACCGGCTCTATCAGATACTGGAGAGTCATGCGCCGGGGTACGGGGAGAAGGGCTGGGAGCTGTTTTTTGTGCGGAAGATGGGGGTTAGCTTCTTCATTATGGCGCTGCCGGGAGCGGGGCTGGCCTTCGAAGAGGGGGTACGGCTGGTGAGCAGGCTTCGCTCTGCCGATCTGGCGGAACTGCTGAATGGACGTTTGACTGAAGGCGGCTTATAG